A stretch of Pseudoprevotella muciniphila DNA encodes these proteins:
- a CDS encoding PIG-L deacetylase family protein: protein MKNFIRYIRIYVIRLLARILGKSGDIGDNILLIAPHPDDEIIGCGGLIQRYTPGKCVNVVILTGGGASHHGCCDTSADDIKRERRNMAQRINAEIGLPKGCLHLLDFEDGNISTGDSVQEAKLLKIIQEVQPDAILFPIQQGEGWSDHIAAGDIVKRLISAHSIKVQLYEYCVWFWYYNVWNIRWRDARVLKMTSEQYQKKLKAISDYTTSVAPCGKPWSGVLPKVFLKANSWSMELFFKVEK, encoded by the coding sequence ATGAAAAACTTTATTCGCTATATACGCATTTACGTAATTCGCCTTTTGGCAAGAATTTTAGGCAAATCGGGCGACATCGGCGATAATATATTGCTCATTGCACCACATCCTGATGATGAGATTATTGGGTGCGGAGGCCTTATTCAGAGATACACGCCTGGAAAGTGTGTAAATGTCGTAATACTTACTGGCGGTGGGGCATCGCATCATGGTTGCTGCGACACTTCTGCTGATGATATCAAACGCGAGAGGCGCAATATGGCGCAAAGAATCAATGCAGAGATTGGATTACCTAAAGGGTGTCTGCATCTGCTTGATTTTGAAGACGGAAACATTTCCACTGGAGATTCGGTGCAAGAAGCCAAGTTGCTGAAGATTATTCAAGAAGTTCAGCCTGATGCCATCTTATTTCCTATACAGCAGGGCGAGGGATGGTCTGACCATATTGCAGCAGGAGATATTGTAAAACGACTAATCTCTGCACATAGCATTAAGGTGCAGTTATACGAATACTGTGTATGGTTTTGGTATTACAATGTGTGGAATATTCGTTGGCGAGATGCACGCGTTTTGAAAATGACTTCAGAACAATATCAGAAGAAGTTGAAAGCCATTTCAGACTATACTACGTCAGTTGCGCCATGTGGCAAGCCATGGTCGGGCGTTCTACCTAAAGTATTTCTTAAAGCCAACTCATGGTCAATGGAGTTGTTTTTCAAAGTAGAGAAATAA
- a CDS encoding acyltransferase, protein MIKTTKGTHLAHLDFLRGLCVLTVVVFHCYAFLTHGHFLAMRETYLQFDRINYCGPIVIAMPLFTFISGYLYAYLRGIGKYSKDKPFIKNKVRRLLLPFIFFVTFFCITTEFQQTDLTTLIKHIGHCIAFGAYNHLWYLPVLFWCFIIIRIFERLSNSKIVLLLFLVIAYILAFVIPVSGFLFNLGKVAPWFYWFLLGYTYFKFRDSLMLLFSNRNRKITLLLLVCVCEIGLIHFFGFPDYKRPQFIASEFVIISIFIIALFIVFEDLTKSEKIEKIFTNNLVKSISKYSFGIYIFHYWLAPIIISSTAKRVFHLEAFAEHYYIFPIVFSIATFIASYIVTYLFQKTKLGKYLLG, encoded by the coding sequence ATGATTAAGACTACCAAAGGTACACACTTAGCCCATCTTGACTTCCTTAGAGGACTTTGCGTTCTTACTGTTGTAGTCTTCCACTGCTATGCATTTCTCACTCATGGTCATTTTCTAGCAATGAGAGAAACGTATTTGCAGTTTGATAGAATCAACTATTGTGGACCTATTGTTATTGCGATGCCTCTCTTTACATTTATTTCAGGCTACTTATACGCTTATCTGAGAGGAATAGGGAAGTATTCAAAGGATAAACCATTTATCAAAAATAAGGTTAGAAGGCTCTTGCTGCCGTTCATATTCTTTGTTACATTTTTCTGCATCACAACAGAATTTCAACAAACAGACCTTACGACCCTAATAAAACATATTGGACACTGCATCGCTTTTGGTGCATACAACCATCTTTGGTATCTACCTGTCTTATTTTGGTGTTTTATCATTATTAGAATTTTTGAAAGGCTATCAAATTCCAAAATAGTGCTACTTCTCTTTTTGGTCATAGCATATATTTTAGCATTTGTTATACCGGTTTCTGGCTTTCTTTTTAACCTTGGGAAAGTTGCGCCATGGTTTTATTGGTTCTTACTTGGATATACGTATTTCAAGTTTAGAGATAGCCTCATGTTGTTATTTTCCAATAGGAATAGAAAAATCACATTACTTTTGTTAGTTTGTGTTTGTGAAATAGGACTTATTCATTTCTTCGGTTTCCCAGACTATAAACGACCGCAATTTATTGCATCTGAATTTGTTATCATTTCTATATTTATCATTGCGTTGTTTATCGTATTCGAAGATTTGACAAAGAGTGAGAAAATAGAAAAGATATTTACGAATAATCTTGTCAAATCTATCAGTAAATATAGTTTCGGTATTTATATATTCCATTATTGGCTTGCGCCTATTATTATTTCTTCTACAGCAAAGCGTGTCTTTCATTTAGAAGCATTTGCAGAACATTACTACATATTCCCAATAGTTTTCAGCATTGCTACATTCATAGCATCATACATAGTAACGTACCTTTTTCAAAAAACGAAGTTAGGAAAATATCTATTAGGATAA